One window of the Desulfolucanica intricata genome contains the following:
- a CDS encoding efflux RND transporter periplasmic adaptor subunit translates to MLKNFLTFLMITFLVLGLTACGNKEEPAKQEEKSVPVETVLVKKAGLSNDFTITGEILPDTDVQVAPKITGRVTSVLIKLGDYVNKGQVLFTLEDTDYRSNFDNAAAAVKVAQANYDQANKQYERMKILFNEGAIASAEMDQAETARATAAAQLEQAQVGYNAASENLSNAVIVAPVSGQVAAVNIEPGEIAGPQAQIPPVAIVDMNVVKVKINLSENLVSRVKVGQKVEVFVESLNKSLQGTVSNIAPKIDSLSRAFPAEIKIPNPSGELRGGMVAKVKLLTEEINNALVIPTEAVIEQDRDDKVFIVEKGTAKERSVTTGISNEKYTQITSGLKIGEEVIVKGNRLVGEGQKVNIVKQNKNGGAGK, encoded by the coding sequence TTGCTAAAAAATTTTTTAACTTTTTTGATGATAACATTTCTTGTCCTTGGTTTAACGGCCTGTGGAAATAAAGAGGAGCCTGCTAAGCAGGAGGAAAAAAGTGTACCGGTTGAAACTGTTTTAGTAAAAAAAGCCGGTCTTAGTAACGATTTTACTATAACAGGAGAAATCCTTCCCGATACTGATGTACAAGTTGCTCCTAAAATTACCGGAAGAGTAACTTCTGTTTTGATAAAGCTAGGTGACTATGTAAATAAAGGACAAGTTCTGTTTACTCTGGAAGATACCGATTATCGCAGCAACTTTGATAATGCCGCTGCCGCAGTAAAAGTAGCTCAGGCAAATTATGATCAAGCCAATAAACAGTATGAACGGATGAAAATCCTTTTTAATGAAGGCGCTATAGCATCGGCAGAAATGGATCAAGCAGAGACTGCTCGGGCTACTGCCGCAGCTCAATTGGAGCAGGCCCAGGTAGGGTACAATGCGGCTTCGGAAAATTTAAGTAATGCAGTGATTGTTGCCCCGGTTTCGGGCCAGGTAGCTGCGGTAAATATAGAACCAGGTGAAATAGCCGGTCCACAGGCTCAGATACCTCCTGTTGCTATAGTAGATATGAATGTAGTCAAAGTTAAAATAAACCTTTCTGAAAATTTGGTATCCCGGGTTAAGGTTGGTCAAAAGGTCGAGGTTTTTGTTGAATCCCTGAATAAATCTTTGCAGGGAACCGTTAGCAATATTGCTCCAAAAATTGATTCTTTAAGCAGAGCTTTTCCGGCTGAAATAAAAATACCAAATCCTAGCGGAGAGTTGCGGGGAGGTATGGTGGCTAAAGTAAAATTACTCACAGAAGAAATCAATAATGCTTTGGTTATACCTACTGAAGCAGTCATTGAGCAGGACAGAGACGATAAGGTGTTCATTGTTGAAAAAGGAACTGCTAAAGAGCGCAGTGTAACTACGGGTATTAGCAATGAGAAATATACCCAAATTACATCCGGACTGAAAATAGGTGAGGAAGTAATTGTTAAAGGCAACCGTTTGGTAGGGGAAGGACAAAAAGTAAATATAGTAAAACAGAATAAAAACGGGGGTGCCGGTAAGTGA
- a CDS encoding MarR family transcriptional regulator, with product MKTNELDDQINELNQVAKSMMRKFQDYMFRESDIDLTPVQQLLLKIIYYKGSSTPSEIAHEMGVTSGAVTSLTNRLFKQGYIVRERSEEDRRLVIIKLTTEGEKVAKLIVQEKMKKMRSIFCLLKSESIQSLCKIYREIDIALSSLLNS from the coding sequence ATGAAAACAAATGAACTTGACGATCAGATTAATGAACTTAATCAAGTTGCGAAATCGATGATGCGTAAATTTCAAGATTACATGTTTCGAGAATCAGATATTGATTTAACCCCGGTCCAGCAGCTTCTTTTAAAAATAATATATTATAAGGGCAGCAGCACACCTTCTGAAATAGCTCATGAGATGGGGGTTACCTCCGGGGCAGTGACCAGTTTGACAAACAGGTTATTTAAACAAGGTTATATAGTAAGAGAGAGATCAGAAGAAGACAGGCGCCTGGTAATAATTAAATTAACTACCGAAGGTGAAAAAGTTGCTAAATTGATAGTGCAAGAGAAAATGAAAAAAATGCGGAGTATATTTTGTTTACTCAAATCGGAATCTATTCAAAGTTTATGTAAAATTTATCGCGAAATTGATATAGCACTTAGTTCACTGCTGAATAGTTAA
- a CDS encoding RluA family pseudouridine synthase → MKSNDFYVREEDGGMRLDVFLSISNPEMSRSQIQKLISQNMVEVNGQKTQAKYKVKPKDKIQLTVPDPVELNVNPEPIDLEVYYEDEDLIVVNKPRGMVVHPADGNYSGTMVNALLYHCRDLSGINGVLRPGIVHRLDKDTSGLLMVAKNDVAHVNLAEQLKDRQVNRRYLALLHGNIREDSGLVDAPIGRDPKDRQKMAVVERNSKPAVTHYKILKRFGKYTLVELRLETGRTHQIRVHMKYIGYPVVGDPKYGPAKSHFNLDGQFLHAYLLGFNHPRTGKYLEFESPLPEVLNLILEKLKSYERNWR, encoded by the coding sequence ATGAAGAGTAATGATTTTTATGTAAGAGAAGAAGATGGGGGAATGCGGCTGGATGTTTTTTTAAGTATTTCTAATCCGGAGATGAGTCGTTCCCAGATTCAAAAATTAATAAGTCAGAATATGGTTGAGGTTAACGGTCAGAAGACTCAGGCTAAATACAAAGTAAAGCCGAAAGATAAAATCCAATTAACGGTTCCTGACCCTGTGGAGTTAAATGTTAATCCTGAGCCGATAGATTTAGAAGTTTATTATGAAGACGAAGATTTAATCGTTGTTAACAAGCCCCGGGGTATGGTGGTTCACCCGGCTGACGGGAATTACTCAGGTACAATGGTCAATGCTCTTTTATATCATTGCCGCGACTTATCCGGTATTAACGGTGTACTGCGGCCCGGAATTGTGCACCGCCTGGATAAAGATACCTCCGGACTTCTAATGGTTGCAAAAAATGACGTGGCCCATGTCAACCTGGCCGAACAATTGAAAGACCGGCAGGTGAATCGCCGTTATTTAGCTTTGCTGCACGGAAATATCCGGGAGGATTCCGGATTGGTAGATGCTCCTATCGGCCGGGATCCTAAAGACCGGCAGAAGATGGCGGTAGTAGAAAGGAATTCTAAACCTGCTGTTACACATTATAAAATTTTAAAGCGATTTGGAAAATATACACTGGTAGAGCTGCGGCTTGAAACCGGTCGTACCCACCAAATTCGTGTACATATGAAGTACATTGGTTACCCGGTGGTAGGTGACCCCAAATACGGACCGGCCAAATCTCACTTTAATTTGGACGGTCAATTCCTTCATGCTTACCTTCTAGGTTTTAATCATCCCCGCACGGGAAAATATCTGGAGTTTGAATCACCTTTACCTGAGGTACTAAATCTTATTTTAGAAAAGCTAAAAAGTTATGAAAGAAACTGGAGGTAG
- the lspA gene encoding signal peptidase II produces MRFWLTILFVLIVDQGSKYILRLNMYRGESIPLLPPIFYLTYIENPGAAFGMLAHHTNFFIITTIIVILVVLLFYRKINQSNTMVRMGLGLIMGGAIGNLIDRIRIGRVIDFLDFRIWPVFNIADTAIVIGVGLLILDLLHNPEKRGQDYSKVVKHEE; encoded by the coding sequence TTGCGTTTTTGGCTAACTATATTATTTGTTTTAATTGTGGATCAAGGCTCAAAATATATTTTGCGGCTTAATATGTACAGGGGAGAGAGTATACCTTTGCTTCCTCCTATTTTTTACTTGACATATATTGAAAATCCCGGTGCTGCCTTTGGAATGCTTGCCCATCATACCAACTTTTTTATTATTACAACTATAATTGTTATTTTGGTGGTTTTGTTATTTTACCGTAAAATTAACCAGTCCAATACTATGGTGCGAATGGGACTTGGCTTAATAATGGGAGGAGCTATCGGTAATCTTATAGATCGAATACGTATTGGCCGGGTTATTGATTTTTTGGATTTTCGAATTTGGCCGGTATTTAATATAGCCGATACTGCAATAGTTATAGGGGTAGGATTGTTAATTTTAGATTTACTGCATAACCCGGAGAAACGGGGACAGGATTACAGCAAGGTGGTTAAGCATGAAGAGTAA
- a CDS encoding VanZ family protein, which yields MKKLFYWFPALSWMGIIFFLSSRTGNELNNAFPFISDFNWGHILAYFILAVLIYFALYQSIQSKITYWWTLLICLFYGISDEIHQAFVPTRYPDTGDLMRDMLGAGTALLLIHCLKKEGADQ from the coding sequence ATTAAAAAGTTATTCTACTGGTTCCCGGCTTTATCATGGATGGGAATTATCTTTTTTTTATCAAGTCGAACCGGAAATGAGTTAAATAATGCCTTCCCCTTTATATCCGACTTTAACTGGGGACATATACTGGCTTATTTTATCCTGGCTGTTCTTATATATTTTGCCCTTTACCAAAGTATTCAATCAAAAATTACTTACTGGTGGACTTTACTTATATGTTTGTTTTACGGTATCAGTGATGAAATTCACCAGGCTTTTGTTCCTACCAGGTACCCGGACACAGGGGATTTAATGAGAGACATGCTGGGAGCCGGAACAGCACTACTTCTCATCCACTGTTTAAAAAAAGAGGGGGCAGACCAATAA
- the fliK gene encoding flagellar hook-length control protein FliK encodes MKIINIQPLAKILAILMVERAAGQTGDNNAKKQEGILNIKESFIKQVEKTKLQTNDNLSEKKIDNKNNHNYTIIPIPLKTTLFDKAQFYYRNSTAKKIKPAGAAGTLLIKLETLNLGKLWISINSYSDQLLVEFYNNQKGTIELISEDLPLLKKELSFSGFKKVSIKLKFCNEIWFNNNILKDFFQDNTSLINFRI; translated from the coding sequence GTGAAAATTATTAATATTCAGCCCTTGGCTAAAATTCTCGCCATTCTTATGGTTGAACGTGCTGCCGGACAAACCGGAGATAATAATGCTAAAAAACAGGAAGGCATTTTAAATATTAAAGAATCATTTATAAAACAGGTAGAAAAAACTAAACTACAAACCAATGATAATCTATCAGAAAAAAAAATAGATAATAAAAACAACCATAATTATACAATTATTCCTATCCCTCTAAAAACAACACTTTTTGATAAAGCTCAATTTTATTATCGTAATTCTACAGCAAAAAAGATAAAACCGGCTGGGGCAGCCGGTACTCTTTTAATAAAATTAGAGACCCTAAACTTAGGTAAACTATGGATATCTATAAACAGTTATAGCGATCAACTTCTGGTAGAATTCTATAATAATCAAAAAGGAACTATTGAATTAATTAGCGAAGATTTACCGCTGTTAAAAAAAGAATTATCTTTTTCGGGCTTTAAAAAGGTTTCTATTAAATTAAAGTTTTGTAATGAGATTTGGTTTAACAATAATATATTAAAAGATTTTTTCCAAGATAATACAAGTTTAATAAATTTTCGAATTTAA
- a CDS encoding EscU/YscU/HrcU family type III secretion system export apparatus switch protein: MNKKKRYNNPNIIETAAALKYDAAQDNAPVVVASGQGDLAKKIKELARENKIPIFKDPVLAKTLASLGKDIEIPPELYETVAKILTFIYKIDQRNKR; the protein is encoded by the coding sequence GTGAATAAAAAAAAGAGGTATAATAATCCTAATATCATTGAAACTGCAGCGGCACTCAAATATGACGCAGCTCAAGATAATGCCCCGGTTGTGGTAGCATCCGGCCAAGGAGATTTAGCAAAAAAAATTAAAGAATTGGCCAGAGAAAATAAAATTCCAATATTTAAAGATCCGGTATTGGCTAAAACTCTGGCTAGCCTGGGAAAGGATATAGAAATCCCCCCTGAGCTTTACGAAACAGTGGCAAAGATTTTAACATTTATCTATAAAATAGATCAAAGAAATAAAAGGTAG
- a CDS encoding tRNA lysidine(34) synthetase, with the protein MKNDTQLFLSKVKRAVVEYKLIENGDCIGVGISGGKDSMALLFSLNEIIRSAPINFKILGIIVDLGWSLDLTPVKKFCTEKNILLHIEPSDIVKIVFDIREEKQPCSLCAKMRRGALHNAAKKLGCNKVALGHHLDDVIETFFLNLFYTGQMRTFLPTVYLDRSDITLIRPLVYVTEKEVLKLVKKECLPIVNSKCPVDGKTKREEVKETVTQLASQYPEFRAKFLTSLVRKNSSIWPNPVN; encoded by the coding sequence TTGAAAAACGACACACAGTTATTTTTATCTAAAGTAAAAAGAGCAGTTGTAGAATATAAATTAATTGAAAACGGAGACTGTATCGGTGTCGGTATTTCCGGCGGAAAGGACAGCATGGCTCTGCTGTTTAGTCTTAATGAGATTATCCGGAGTGCACCGATAAATTTTAAAATACTAGGCATAATAGTGGATCTTGGATGGTCATTGGATCTCACACCGGTTAAAAAATTCTGTACTGAAAAAAACATCCTTTTACATATAGAACCTTCGGATATCGTCAAAATTGTTTTTGATATTAGAGAGGAAAAACAACCCTGTTCCCTCTGTGCCAAAATGCGCCGGGGAGCTTTACATAATGCGGCTAAAAAACTGGGCTGCAATAAAGTTGCCCTGGGCCACCACTTGGATGATGTTATAGAAACTTTTTTTCTAAACCTTTTTTATACCGGACAAATGCGCACCTTTCTGCCAACTGTATACTTGGATCGCAGTGATATTACCTTAATCCGCCCCCTGGTTTATGTCACTGAAAAAGAGGTATTAAAACTGGTTAAGAAAGAGTGCTTACCTATAGTTAACAGTAAATGCCCTGTTGACGGCAAAACCAAAAGAGAAGAGGTCAAAGAAACAGTAACTCAACTGGCATCACAATACCCGGAGTTTCGGGCCAAGTTTTTAACTTCTCTGGTAAGGAAAAACAGCTCTATCTGGCCAAATCCTGTTAATTAG